One region of Parambassis ranga chromosome 12, fParRan2.1, whole genome shotgun sequence genomic DNA includes:
- the LOC114443804 gene encoding E3 ubiquitin-protein ligase MARCH3-like isoform X2 has product MTSHCTLLPEVLPNQCLSAHVSFQPEQDTGEPPLPGKTMEECSVSTGDQPQYYTQVSTKLDANLMSSGMDACTKQRGVPENPMCRICHDSGAQEELLSPCECSGTLATIHRSCLEHWLSASGTSYCELCHYQFTVQRKSRPLLEWLQNPGLRQEKRTLFGDMVCFLLITPLATISGWLCLRGAIDHLHFSSRLEAVGLITLTVALFTIYLFWTLVGVSQVSLSTVQ; this is encoded by the exons ATGACCAGTCACTGCACATTGTTGCCAGAAGTTTTGCCAAACCAGTGCCTGTCTGCCCATGTGAGTTTCCAGCCTGAGCAGGACACTGGTGAGCCACCTCTCCCAGGTAAAACCATGGAGGAGTGCAGTGTGTCCACCGGTGATCAGCCTCAGTATTACACACAGGTGTCAACCAAGCTCGATGCTAACCTGATGTCTTCAGGGATGGATGCTTGCACCAAGCAGCG TGGTGTGCCAGAGAACCCCATGTGCCGTATCTGTCACGACAGTGGagcccaggaggagctgctgtcccCCTGTGAATGTTCTGGGACCCTGGCTACTATCCACCGCAGCTGCCTAGAACACTGGCTGTCTGCCTCAGGGACCAGTTACTGTGAGCTCTGCCACTACCAGTTCACTGTGCAGAGAAAGTCCAGGCCACTGCTCGAG TGGCTGCAGAACCCAGGTCTCCGCCAAGAGAAGCGCACACTGTTTGGTGACATGGTGTGCTTCCTGCTCATCACTCCTCTTGCCACTATCTCCGGCTGGCTCTGCCTTCGTGGTGCTATAGATCATCTTCACTTCTCCAGCCGGCTGGAGGCTGTGGGGCTCATCACACTGACTGTGGCTCTTTTTACCATTTATCTCTTCTGGACTCTGGTTG GTGTCTCTCAGGTATCACTGTCGACTGTACAGTGA
- the LOC114443804 gene encoding E3 ubiquitin-protein ligase MARCH3-like isoform X1 has product MTSHCTLLPEVLPNQCLSAHVSFQPEQDTGEPPLPGKTMEECSVSTGDQPQYYTQVSTKLDANLMSSGMDACTKQRGVPENPMCRICHDSGAQEELLSPCECSGTLATIHRSCLEHWLSASGTSYCELCHYQFTVQRKSRPLLEWLQNPGLRQEKRTLFGDMVCFLLITPLATISGWLCLRGAIDHLHFSSRLEAVGLITLTVALFTIYLFWTLVSLRYHCRLYSEWRQSNQKVVLLLPRSHSEGSALQSLQGCQRGKQLSKESIV; this is encoded by the exons ATGACCAGTCACTGCACATTGTTGCCAGAAGTTTTGCCAAACCAGTGCCTGTCTGCCCATGTGAGTTTCCAGCCTGAGCAGGACACTGGTGAGCCACCTCTCCCAGGTAAAACCATGGAGGAGTGCAGTGTGTCCACCGGTGATCAGCCTCAGTATTACACACAGGTGTCAACCAAGCTCGATGCTAACCTGATGTCTTCAGGGATGGATGCTTGCACCAAGCAGCG TGGTGTGCCAGAGAACCCCATGTGCCGTATCTGTCACGACAGTGGagcccaggaggagctgctgtcccCCTGTGAATGTTCTGGGACCCTGGCTACTATCCACCGCAGCTGCCTAGAACACTGGCTGTCTGCCTCAGGGACCAGTTACTGTGAGCTCTGCCACTACCAGTTCACTGTGCAGAGAAAGTCCAGGCCACTGCTCGAG TGGCTGCAGAACCCAGGTCTCCGCCAAGAGAAGCGCACACTGTTTGGTGACATGGTGTGCTTCCTGCTCATCACTCCTCTTGCCACTATCTCCGGCTGGCTCTGCCTTCGTGGTGCTATAGATCATCTTCACTTCTCCAGCCGGCTGGAGGCTGTGGGGCTCATCACACTGACTGTGGCTCTTTTTACCATTTATCTCTTCTGGACTCTG GTGTCTCTCAGGTATCACTGTCGACTGTACAGTGAGTGGCGTCAGTCTAATCAGAAggtggtcctcctcctccccagaTCACACAGCGAAGGATCAGCGCTGCAGTCTTTACAGGGCTGCCAGCGAGGGAAGCAGCTGTCCAAAGAGTCCATCGTCTGA